CCTCGATGGTCTCGGGATCCCCGTACGGCGCGTCGAGTTCGGTCTTCCCGACTGCGTCGAGGACGCGCTCGCGGTCGGCCGGGAACGACAACGTGCGTGCGAACAGGTTTCGCGTCTCTGCGAGGCGCATACTGTCACTCGGGAACCAGCATTATTAAACGTGTGGAACGCCGTCAAATACTGTTTTGTTCGCGTGTGCCGAGATGTCGGTCATGCGAACGCTCCTGACGGGTGCCCACGGGACGGTCGGCACCGCCCTCACCGGCCACCTCGGCGACGTCGACCTCACCCTCTTCGACCGGCGGCAGGTCGACCAGACCACGGAGTGGCACGGCGACGGCCCACATCCGCACGCCGATCGGGCGGCGATCGCCGGGGACGTCGCCGACGCCGAGGCGGTTCGAGCGGCCGTCGAGGGTCACGACGCCGTCGTCCACCTCGCCGGCTATCCGCGGACCGACGGCACCTGGGAGGAGGTATTGAAGAACAACGTCGTCGGCACCCGAACCGTCCTCGACGCGGCGGTCGCCGCGGGCGTCGAACGGGTCGTCTTCGCCTCGTCGAACCACGTCGTCGGGATGTACGAACGCGAGCACGCACCCGGGATCTACCACGGGACCGACCTCGAAGTGGACCACACGGTCCCCTACCGCCCCGACTCGCCGTACGGCTCGTCGAAAGCCGCCTGTGAGGTGTTCGGCCGGGAGTACGCCGAGAACCGCGGGCTCCGGTTTTACGCCGTCCGTATCGGGAGCGTCCGGCCCCCGGCGTACGATCATCCGTACGGGGACGCCGAACGCGGCGTCGACGAGGGGCGGTGGAGCCGCGGGAGCGACGCCTACCGCGAACAGGCGGCCCGGATGAAGGCGACCTGGCTGTCTCGGCGCGACTGTGCGGCCCTGTTCGACTGCTGTCTCCGGGATTCGAGCGTGGGGTACGACGTCTTCTACGGCGTCAGCGACAACGAGCGACGGTGGTTCGATCTCGACCACGCCCGCGATGTCGTCGGCTACGACCCACGGGACGACGGCGAGCGGTGGGACGGGCCACCGGCCGCGCGCGGGTCGACCGAGTAGCCGAGCGGCGCCGAGCGCCTACTCGCTCGACTCGTCCAGCGTCGACTCGAGTTTCTCGATGAGACCGGGGTTCCCCAGGTGGACCGGCACGCGGGCGTGGATGTCGTCGGTCTTCACCACGTCGAGGATCGACTGCGAGCCGTCGGAGGAGGCTCCCCCGGCGGTCTCGATGATGTACGCGCAGGGGTACCCCTCGTACTGGAGCCTGAGCTTCCCCTCGGGTGCGTTCGTGAACGCGGGGTACGAGAAGATGCCGCCGTACGTCATCACCTGGTTGACGTCGCCGATCATCGCCCCGCCGTACCGGAGCTTCATCGAGGAATCCTGTTCGACCTCGCGGGCGAACTCGGTGAAGTCGTCGAACCACTCGGGGACCCGCCCGCCGAAGCCGTAGACGGACGGGTTCTCGGGGAGCCGGACGTCCTCGGTGACGAGGTTGCGGACGCCGTTGTCGACGAGGTACTCGTCGACCTGGCCGTCGACCGCACACATCATCGTTGCTACCGGCCCGAAGAGGACGTACGCCGCGCCGACGAGGTCGTCGCCGGTCGCCGGCAGGGGTGCGTCGTAGATGCCGACGATCGTCCCCATCGTGTTGTTCGGCTTGAGGTTCGAGGAGCCGTCGAGCGGATCCACGGTGACCGAAAAGCCCTCGCCGACGTCGTCGACATCCTCGCGCTCCTCGCTCGCGTACTCGCCGACGCTGTCGAGTCCGCCCAGCCGGGCCTGGAGGAGGTCGTCCGCGAACACGTCCGCGGCCATCTGTTTCTCGCCGCTCGGGTTCTCCGACCCGCTCTTCAGCCGCCGACTCGGGAGGCCGGCACGGATCTCCGGGGACGCCTCGGCGACCGTCTCGAAGATTTCCTCGACGCCCGCACGGGTCTTGCCGTCCATCTCAGACCACCCGCCCCGAGCGGCACACGCGTCGTCGACTCTCGATACCCCTGGCCGTCGGGTGTGCGTCCCGACCCGCCGTTCGGACGCCCTCTGAGTACATCCCCTGTCACTGGGGCAACAGCACATATAGTTCTGTGGGGAACGCCAACGGGGAGCGGGGTCGCTCGGGCGCGTCGCCCTCGCGGTCGGGCGACCACGGGGGCCGCGAGTGGTCACCGGCGGTGACCGTCAGTTTCCCCCGACGCCAGCCTTACGTCACCCCCGACAGGAGTGAGACGTATGCGTACTCTCGAAGACATCGACACGGTCGGCGTCGTCGGCGCGGGAACGATGGGCAACGGCATCGCACAGGTCGCCGCCGTCGCCGGCTACGACGTCGTCATGCGCGACATCGAGACGGGGTTCGTCGAGAACGGGCTCGACAGCATCGACGACTCGCTCTCGCGGCTCGTTCGCAAGGAGAAGCTCTCCGAGAGCGAAGCCGACGCGGCCCGCGACCGCATCACGGGTACCACGGCGTTCGACGACCTCGCCGCGACCGACTTCGTCGTCGAGGCGGCCGTCGAGAACATGGACGTCAAGCAGGATATCTTCGCAGACCTCGACGACCTCCTCACCGAGGACGTCGCGCTGGCGACGAACACCTCGACGCTCTCGATCACCTCCATCGCGGCGGCAACAGAGCGCCCCGAACACGTCGTCGGTCTGCACTTCATGAACCCCGTCCCGGTGATGAAAGGCGTCGAGGTCGTCCGGGGCGAGTTGACCGACGACGCGGTCGTCGACCTCGCACACCGCTTCGCGGAGAGCCTGGAGAAAGAGACGTGGGAGTCCGACGACAAGCCCGGCTTCGTCACCAACCGGATCCTGATGCCGTGGCTCAACGAGGGCATCCGCGCGTACGACGAGGGCGTCGCCTCGAAGGAGGACATAGACAGGGGAATGACGCTCGGGACGAACGTCCCGATGGGGCCGTTGACCCTCGCCGACCACATCGGGCTCGACATCTGTCTGCACGCCTCCGAGACGCTGTACGAGGAGCTGGGCGACCGCTACAAGCCGGCGTACCTGCTGAAGCGGAAAGTCGAGGCGGGCGAGCTGGGCAAGAAGACGGGCAGCGGCTTCTACGACTACGAATGACATCCTCCTCGCGGTAAACGGCGGGACTCTCTCCTTGAGTCAGGCAGTGTCGAGCGTTCGCGTACGGCGACGCGACAGCGAACGCAACGACGACGCGACAGCGAACGCGAACGGTCGCCAGGGCGGTGTGACCTCGCCCTCCCCAGCCGACTCGTTCGCTCCCTTCGGTCGCTCACTCGCCCCTCGCGCGTCGGGTCGCGGCTCCAGCCGCGACCGTCACGCGCCACCGCACCGCCTCCGCTTGTGGCGCGGGTGGCGCGTGGGAGCGAGCGACCAGCGGGAGCGAGCGAACGCGCGAGGGCCGGCTCGCGCTGTATGCGCGAGCCAGCGGCTGGGGAGGGACGCGGCTGCGGGTCACCGCTCTGGCACTCCCGGGGTCCGGTCGGTCACCGATCCACTCACCGAAGCGTCTGTCAGACAACGGATGGACGAACTCGCAGACCGTAGTGGTTCTTCTTATCGTGAGCCGACTCGGGATGAGATGAGTCGGGTCCGTGAGCGATTCGCGACGCGTATGCAACGAATCCGAAACCAACCGCCGCTCGCGGGGTTACCGAAACCGTCTATTCACGTAAAACCCGTCTGCTCACGTCTCCGTCTCGCGTTCCTGTCTTCGTTCCGGACCCAGTTCTCGCTCCAACGCGCTCTCGTGAGCGCGTGCCGCCGCATGAATTATTACGCTGTCATCTGATGGGGGAACCGAGGACCACACATGCCATTCTATAGCGGGGACGAACTCAGTGCAGTGTACGACGAAGCGCTCGACGAGGGGTTCGGCCTCGTCGCGAGCAACATCGCGGAGCCCAACGTCATGATGGGGCTCATGGAGGGGGCGTCGGAGGTGAACTCCGACCTGCTCATGCAACTGAGCGGCGGTGCGTGCTCGTTCGCCGGCGACGGCGACCCCGTCGCGGGGCTGAAAGCGATGGGCACGTACATCGAGACCATCGCCGAGCGGTACGACATCGGCGTCTTCCTCAACATGGACCACCAGACCGACATGGAATTCATCGAGGCGCAGATCGACCTCGACATCCCCTCGTCGATCATGATCGACGCCTCCCACGAGTCGTTCGAGGAGAACGTCCGGCAGTCGAAACAGGTCGTCGAGATGATCGAGGACGCCGGCCGCGACATCCTCGTCGAGGCCGAGCTGGGGCGGATCAAGGGCGTCGAGGACGAGATCGTCTCCGAGGAGGCCTTCTACACCGACCCCGAGGAGGCCGTCGAGTTCGTCGATCGGACCGGCTGTGATCTGCTCGCCATCTCCGTCGGCACCCAACACGGGGTCGCCAAGGGGAAGAACCTCGAACTCAGACCCGACATCGCCCAGGACATCCGCCAGGAGCTCCGCGACCACGGTCTCGACACGCCGCTCGTGTTGCACGGCTCGTCGGGTATCCTCCCCGAACAGCTCCAGCAGATGCTCCAGTACGGCATCTGCAAGGTGAACAAGGACACCCGCTACCAGTACGAGTACACCCGCACGCTGTTCGATCTGTACCGCGAGGAGCCGACGAACATCGTCCCGCCAGAGGGCGTCGAGGACGACCGCGACGCGTTCTACAACGCCGTGGAGTGGTCGCCGAACAAGGACGTGTTCGACCCGCGCGTCGGCGGCCGACAGGTCCGCGACCGCATCGCCGAGGTCTACGGCGACCTCGCCGAGATCGCGGGCAGCGCCGGCAAGAGCCGCTACGCGTAGTCACGTCGACCGAACGGCCGTGGGTTCGCGGGCCGCCACCCGCCCCCGTCTGCCGCCTCGTTTCTATCTCCTCCCGGCTACCACGTACACGTCGGACAGCGTTCGAGATCCGACAGCGCGGCGCGGTCGACGGTTCGTTCCTCGTCGACCGGCGCGACGTCGACGTACGAACAGCCGAGGATGTCCGTGCGGTGCCAGATACCGTCGGCGCGGACGAGCCTGAGGTCCCCCATACGTGTCAGTCCGCTGTCTACCCTCTTGTGTCTGTCGGCGGACCGACACGCTCGTCGACCGAGGACGTTCCGACGGAGCCCGCTGTCGGACAGTCGAGTCCGATCCGTCCCTACCAGTACGGCGGCGCTGCGGGGAGCGCCGCCTCGCAGGTGGGGCAGGTGTCGGCCTCCACCTCGTACGTCATCTCAAGACACTCGGGACACCGGAGCATCCGGCCGTTCATCCGTTCGAGCGTCCAGACGCTCGTCATCCCCGCGGCTCCCAACCCGTCCCGTGCGAACAGTTCCTGCGCCGCCTCTTTGTGTGTGCCCCCACGCATGAGCTGTCGGGCGTCCTCGGGTTCTTCCCACGCCGTGATCGTGTAGCCGCGGTCGTCGTCGCGTGCGGTGACGGCGCTGATGACGCCGTCCATCTCGGTCATCTCCCCGAAGATCTCCCGAACGCGGTCGTTGACGGCTTCTCTGTCCTCCTCGTCGCGGAAGGAGATCGACGTCAAGCTGAACGCCCCCGGTTCCGTCTTCTCCCCGAGGTCCAGCCGTGTCGAGATCCCGAAGGAGACGGGGCCGAGCTGTTCGGGCTGGACGTCGACGCGAAGTCCGAGCTGTCGCAGCATCGTGCCCCCGTCGAAGTAGCCGCGGACCGAGGTGATGCCGTCGTCGGCCACCTCGATCACGTCCATCCCCGGGAGTGCGACCGTCTCGCCCGTCGGCGGCAGACCCTCTAGAGGACCCTCCTGCGTGCCGTGCATCGTCCACTGGAGGAGCACGGCCCCGTCGTCGGTCGCGGTCAGTCGGTCGACGTCGAACGAGAGATCCGGGAACGTCTCCCACAGGCTGGCCGCGTGCTCCCCGATCGCGTCGCCGGCCACCGCCTCGGGGAGCGTCGGATCGGTGTACGTGCCGCCCTCGGCGAACGTCTCGACGATCGCGTCGGGGTCGTGTGCGTTCCACGCGTCGACGTAGGCCCTGACAGCCGGCTTCTTGGTATGTGTAGACATACCATGTACTTCGACGCAGACCGTTAAATGATTAATTATCCGATAATAACTGGTTTCGACGTCGAACGAACAGGTAGTCGCCCCGTCTCGGGCGGCTCAGGTTCGTCCGGCGTGTGGCCGAAGGCCGTGGGCCGATCGAAGGCGCCCGACACGGCACCGACGCGTGGCGGTTCTCATCGCTGAGAGACGGCGGGTGAGATTAAACAGGGTCGGCGGACAGCCACGAGTCAATGATCTCCGTCGAGAATCTCCGGAAGTCCTACGGGGAGTTCCCCGCCGTCGTCGGCAGCGACTTCGCGGTCGACCGCGGCGAGATATTCGGCATCGTCGGCCCCAACGGCGCGGGCAAGACGACGACGCTGAAGATGCTCGCCGGCCTGGTCGAACCGTCGGGTGGGGAGGCGACGATCGACGGACGCGACGCCGGCGATCCCGAGACCCGCCGATCGCTCGGCTTCCTCCCCGAGGAGTCCCCCCTGTACGAGGACATGACGCCTCGGTCGTATCTCCGGTTCTTCGCCGATCTGTACGACGTTCCGCGCGACGTCGCCCGCGAGCGGACCGAAGGGACGCTCGATCGCCTCGAACTCGAACACCGCGAGCGCCGACTCGGCGACATGTCGAAGGGGATGAAACGGAAGGTCGCCATCGCGCGCTCGCTCGTGAACGACCCCGACCTCCTCATCTACGACGAACCCGCGTCGGGACTGGACCCCCTGACGACGAACTACGTCCTGGAGTTCACCCGGGAACTCGCCGACCGGGGCAAGACCGTCGTCTTCTCCGCACACAACCTCTACCACGTCGAGAGCGTCTGCGACCGCGTCGTCATCATGAACCGCGGACAGATCGTCGCGCGCGGCACCGTCGACCGGATCCGCGCCGAACACGGGACCACGTCGTACCGCGTGTTCACGACCGTCCCCGTCGAGGGGAGCGACCCGACCGGCGACGGCGAACACCTGACGGTCGTCGACGACATGGCCGCCGTCGAGGAGCTCAGGACCGAGGCAGAGAGCGCCGGCGGGACGGTCTCGGACATCCGGACCCGCGAGCCGAGCCTCGAAGATCTCTTCCTCGACATCGCCGGCCAGCCGCTCGAGACGGATCCGCGTGCGGAGGCGGCCCGGTGAGACCGCGCGCGATCGCCCGCATCGCGCGCTGGGAGGTCGACCGCTCGGCCGCCGTCGTCGACCGCCGGACGCTCGTGCTCGGCCTCCTCGCGCTCGTCGTCGTCGGGAGTGTGATCGGGGTCGGCGTGCTCTCGAGCGGGGTCGCCCTGGACCGCGACCTCTACCGCGTCGGCGTCGCCGAGTCGAGCCCGTACCACGACCCGGTCGCGTCGTCGACGAGTCTCGCGGCCCGACCACCCAGCGAGGACGCCTTCCGCGCGGGCGACCTCGACCTGCTCGTCCGCGAGGGGGGTGTCGTCGCCCGCGACACGCGGAAGGGCGAGGCCGCGCTGTCGGCGTTCCGCGCGAGCGTCGAACGCCACAACGCGGCGCTGATGCGGGCCGAGGAGAACCGGAGCGCCGCGTTCCCCGTCGTCGTCTCGCTGTCGTACGCGACGCGGGCGGAGGCCCAGGCGGCCTCGACGGTGAGCGGCGGAGACGCCGGCGACGGTGGCGACGGCGGGGGCGGCGGAGCGGACGGCACCGCCGCCGGCGACGGTGGTGGCGATCGGCTGGCCGGGCCCGACGCCAGCACGGGGAGCGATGGCGGCCCGCTCGCGGTCCCCGGGATCGGCGGGAGCGTCTTCGCGCAGGACTCCGTCGGTTCGCCCGCCGACATCGACCCGCCCTTTCCGTTCGGCTCGCTCGTGCTCGCCTTCGCGTTTCTCGTCCCGATGAACTTCGTCATCCAGGCGTACGGGTCGACCGTGCTCAACGAGCGGGTCAACCGGCGGGGGGAACTCCTCCTCGTCGCACCCGTCTCCCCGACCGACATCGTCGCCGGGAAGACGCTCCCGTACTTCGCCGCGATGGTCGGCGTCACGGCGCTCATCGCGGTCGCGGTCGGCGGCGGTCCCGTCTCGGTCGCCGCGGTGGTCCCACTCGCGCTGTTGTTCCTCGCGGCGACGTTCGTCGGCGCGATGTTCGCCCGGTCGTTCAAGGAACTCACGTTCGTCACGGTCACCGTCTCGGTGTTTCTCACCTCCTACGCGTTCGTCCCAGCCATCTTCACTAACGTGACGCCGATCGCGCTCATCTCGCCGCTGTCGCTCGTGGTCCGGGATCTCCAGGGTTCTGCCGTCGGTCTCGCGTCGTACGCGTTCTCGACCGGGCCGCTCTACCTCTCCGCCGGCGTCCTGTTCGGCCTCGGCGTCGGCGTCTACCGCGAGGAGGACATGTTCACCCAGCGGCCCGTCCCCCTGAAGTTCCTCGACGCGCTCGACGCACGCCTGTCGGGGGCGTGGTCTGTGGCGCTTCTGTCGGCGCTTTTCATCCCGTTCGTCTTCGTCGCCGAACTGCTCGGCGTCGCCGTGCTGTTCGCCCTGCCGATCTCCGTCTCGATCCCGCTCGTGCTCTGTGTGGTCGCGCTCGTCGAGGAGGTCGCAAAGAGCCTCCACGTGCTGGCGGGCTTCGAGAAGGGGCGGTTCGCGCCGACGGTCGGCTCCGCGCTCGCCCTCGGGACGGCCTCGGGTGCGGGCTTTTTCGTCGGCGAGAAGGCGACGGCGGTCGTCCAACTCGTCGGGCTGCCCGAACTCGCCGTCGGGCGCGCCGCCTTCGCGCCCGCCGGAACCGTGGGCGTTGAGGCGCTCCCGCTCGCGCTCGGACTCCTGCTTGCGCCGCTCGTGGTCCACGCCGTCACGGCGTCGCTCTCCGCGCTCGGTGCCAGAGGCGGGTTCCGACCGTATGTCGCCGGACTCGGTGCCGCCGTCGTCGTTCACACGGCGTACAACCTCACGGTGGTGACGCTCCTTGGCTGACGGCTCGCTCACCGTGGCCCGGCGCGAACTCGCCGTCCTCCGCGCCGAGAAGACGATCGTGCTCGCGCTTCTCATCCAGCTGTTCATCGCCGCCTTCTCGTCGTTTCTCGTCGTCGGCCTCGTCTCGCTGTACGATCCCGGGAGCGTCCAGGGCTACCAGGTCGAGGTCGCGCTCTCGGGCCCCGACGAGGAGGCGCGCGAACTCGCCGCGGTGGTGCGCGACCAGCCCGGGATGCAGGCGATCGACTTCGACACCCAGGAGGCGGCGGTCGAGTCGTTCAAACGGGGCGACGTCGACGCGGTGCTCGTCGTTCAGCGGCGCGACGGGCGGACGTTCGTCCGCGCGACCGTCCCCGACTCGAACGTCGCGACGACCGTGACGGTCGTGCAGGTCCGCGAGGCGCTCCGGGCGTTCGAGCGGGCCGAGCGGACCGAACGCGCCGCCTCCCTCGAACGCACGCCGCTCGCCCTCCCCGCCGAAGGGGTGACGAGCCCGTACTTCGGATTCACGTACACCGTGCTCGTGCCGCTGTTGTTGTTCCTCCCGGTGTTCATCAGCGGCTCGGTCGCCGTCGACTCGCTCACCGAGGAGATCGACCGGGGAACGCTCGAACTGCTCCGCGTCGCGCCGGTGTCGTTCGGCGACATCGTGAACGGGAAGCTCCTCGCGGCGGCGGGACTCGCGCCGGTCCAGGCGGCACTCTGGATCGCGCTCCTCCGCGCAAACGGGACCGCTGTCGCCCACCCGGCACTGCTCGTCGCTCTCGTCGGGTCGCTCGGGGTACTCGTGGTGTCGCTCGCGCTCGCGATCGGTGTCGTCACCCCCGACCGCCGCACCGCGCAGTTGCTGTACTCCGTCGCCGTGCTCGTCGTCTTCGGTGGCACAGCAGTGCTCCCGGTCAACCCCACGACCGTCGCTGCGCGGCTCGCGATCGACAGCGCGGACCCGACGAGCGCCGCGGCGGTCGCCGTCCTCGCGGTCGTCGCGCTCGCGGCGTACCTCGGGCTCCGGTGGATCACCCGCCGGGTCGACCCCGCCGCGCTCGGCTGAGGCCGAAGCACAAGCGGAACGCACTCAAGGCCGGCGGTCACACGCGGAGGTATGGGAATCGGTGGAACCGCGAAGAAGCTCCAGAAGGTCGCGGAGATGGGCGAGGAACTGTACAAGCGGATGAACGACCTCCGCGCGCAGGTCAGCGAGATGCGCGAGACCGTCACCGCGACGCACGAGCGCGTCGACGGGCTCGAGCGCGAGGTGGCCGAACAGCGCGCGATCCTCGAAGCGCTCGCCGAGCGCGAGGGGATCGACCTCGACGCCGTCGTCGCCGAGACACACATCGAAGAGGCCGAGGGTGCCGCCGGCGACGGCGACGGCGATGGTGATAGTGACGGGGACGAGGATGCGGACATCGCTCCCGACGCAGACACGGCGGCCGCGGACGACACCCCGTCGCAGAACTGAGTCGTCGTCGCCGGTGGGCGTGAGACGCGAGAACGAAGCTCGGTGACCGGTGGCCGCTGATCGCCGGACCCGTCTCCGACCGTTCAACCGAGCAGCCGGGCGTGTTCGACCTTCATACACCGATCCTGGACGATATCGAGGCCGCCGGCCTCGGCGCGCACCGCGGCGTCGTCGTCGCGGATCCCGAGCTGGAGCCAGATCGCCTCGGCGTCGTCGCGCGACTCGTTCCGGTCGAGCACCCGATCGACGACCCCGCTCACTTCTCGACTCGGGCGGAACACGTTGACGAGTTCGACCTCGTTGGGGACCGCGGCCAGGGAGTCGTACGCCGTCTCGCCGAGTATCTCGTCGGCCATCGGGTTGACCGGAACGATTCGGTAGCCGTGGCGCTGGAGGTAGCGCGGGATCTCGTGGGCGGCCTTCCCTGCGGTGCGCGAACAGCCGACGATCGCGATCGGATCCCGTTCGAGCAGGCGCGACAGTCCCGCGTCGCTGGTAACTGGCATCGTCGGATCGACGACCCCGGCGGATAAAAACGACCGGTCGACAGAGGGGCCCTGACCGTCAGTTCCCGGGGAGTCTGACGGTCGGCTCGCCCTCCTCGTGCGTGGTGACGATGCCGTCGAACAGCTGTTTGAGGGTGTTCATCGTCTTGTCGTCGTGAGCGGTCGAGTCGATGGCGAACAACCCGAGGCCGTCGACGCTCTGGATCCGGCCGGTGAACACGTGGAGGAAGCGGAAGACGGTCTGGAGGTCAGAGTACATCAGGAGCGTCGACAGCGAGTGGAGCATGACGCGGTTGTGTTTGATCTCCCTGGTCTGGTAGAACTCCTCGAGGATCTCCGAGAGCTTGATTCCGATGCCGGTCATGTCGACGGGCGAGGAGACGTACTTGATCCGTTCGTCCTCTGTGACGTCGTTGATCCCCTGCTGTCGCGTCACGCAGTCGACGACGGCGACGGGTTGGTTCTCGTAGTCGAACCGGCGTTCGAGATCGGACAGCACGCGCTGTGCGCTGTCTTTCGTACTCACGACGACGGCACCGTCTCCCGCGTCGACGCCGGCGGCGAGGATGTCGAAGCCGAGCGCGCGCTTGCCGGTCAGTGGTGGACCAGCGAGCAGGATGTTGGTTCCTGGCTGAACCTCGGCATCGAGCGCAGGCGAGAGGTCATACATGGACGACCCTCCGGGTAGTCATCCCCGTTGGTAGACAGACGTTCGTGTGACGGGTCGACTCTCCGGGAGTCATTAGATGATACCAAGATGCAGTGTGCCGGTAATATTCTTTTTGCTTCCCTTACTAGTCATCACGATTTTCGGCTGTCACCGACTCAAACAGCCAGTAGAGCGGCGGGTACAACGGTCTGTCGGCTTCCTCTCGGCTCCCCGAGAAGAACGAGGGGAACGCCGCTGACACCCCCACGCGCTCGGGCTGCGCGTCCGTGGCCCGCCTCGAAACGACGGGTATCCCGGGGGAAACCACGAGGTTTAACAGGGCGTGTCTCGCTACGTTCGGATACGGGCGCTTAGCTCAGTTTGGACAGAGTGCTTGGCTTCGGACCAAGTTGTCGCGGGTTCAAATCCTGCAGCGCCCATCCTCTTACAACTTGCTTAGGAATCACAGTACGGCGGAGGGGTATTTATAAATACTATCAGTTCCCAGAGAGGTGAACCCAACCTGCGACGGGTTGACGCCTTCTTGTCTGGCGATTATCTGCGCTAAATATATTTTAAAATATGTATTGGGTAATAAACATCGTCGCGCGCGCTACATGAGATCCTTAGTATCTACTAAGATTCGTAGTTAGCGTCCGTTCCACTTTCACTCCGGTTGAAGTGCTCTTATGTGTCACGCCAGACCAAAGTCACCACTGCATGACAACGCGTCTCCTCCACGTCAGCGACACCCACCTCGGCAACCGCCAGTACGGAAGCGACGTACGGCGCGAGGACTTCGCCGAGGCGTTCGAGCAGGCCATCGAGTATGCCATCGACGAGAACGTCGACGCCGTCATCCACACGGGTGACCTGTTCGACTCGCGCGACCCCAGTCTTCCCGACCTGAACCGGTGTATCGATATCCTCGGACGACTCCGAGAAGCCGACATCCCCTTCTATGGAATCGTCGGCAACCACGAGCGTAAGATGGACGACCAGTACCTCGACCTCATCAACAAGACGAGGACAGCCGAGCGACTGGACAGGAACCCTCGGCTGGTCAACGGCGAAGTCGCCCTCTACGGCATCGATGCCGTGACGAAGCCCGCGTGGCACGCCGAGGACTTCGAACTCGAAGCGCCGCCCGAGGACGCGTTCACGATCCTCTGTATGCACCAGTTGCTGGATCCGCCCGTTCCCGAACTCTTCGCCAATCACCCGCTCGGCGACGTCATCGAACGAGTCAACGTCGACCTCGACGCGCTCGCGCTCGGCGACTACCACGAAACCGTTGGGACAGTTGAGGAAGGAACACAGGTCTGGTATGCCGGGTCGACCGAGCGGTGCGCGAAGGACGAAGCCTCACCCCGCACGGTGAGTCTCCTCGAAATCGACGACGGGGAACTGATTCGACGGGAGAAGGAACTCGACACCCGCGACTTCATCCACATCGACATCGAGTTCGCCGAGGGTGACGGGCACGCGTACGCGGAAGATGTCGTCGACCGCCACAACGTGGAGGAGAAGGTCGTCTCTGTTGCGCTCGATGGCGAATCGACGACAGTCACCTCACGCGACGTTCGTGGGGTGGTGATGGATCGAGGAGCAGCAGTCTGTCGGGTCAACGATCAGCGTGGCGGCCCAGACCTAGACCTCTCCGGAGGGCCGAGCGGTGACATCGAGAGTGC
This Salinigranum marinum DNA region includes the following protein-coding sequences:
- a CDS encoding ABC transporter permease: MADGSLTVARRELAVLRAEKTIVLALLIQLFIAAFSSFLVVGLVSLYDPGSVQGYQVEVALSGPDEEARELAAVVRDQPGMQAIDFDTQEAAVESFKRGDVDAVLVVQRRDGRTFVRATVPDSNVATTVTVVQVREALRAFERAERTERAASLERTPLALPAEGVTSPYFGFTYTVLVPLLLFLPVFISGSVAVDSLTEEIDRGTLELLRVAPVSFGDIVNGKLLAAAGLAPVQAALWIALLRANGTAVAHPALLVALVGSLGVLVVSLALAIGVVTPDRRTAQLLYSVAVLVVFGGTAVLPVNPTTVAARLAIDSADPTSAAAVAVLAVVALAAYLGLRWITRRVDPAALG
- a CDS encoding DUF5798 family protein; translation: MGIGGTAKKLQKVAEMGEELYKRMNDLRAQVSEMRETVTATHERVDGLEREVAEQRAILEALAEREGIDLDAVVAETHIEEAEGAAGDGDGDGDSDGDEDADIAPDADTAAADDTPSQN
- a CDS encoding CoA-binding protein, whose protein sequence is MPVTSDAGLSRLLERDPIAIVGCSRTAGKAAHEIPRYLQRHGYRIVPVNPMADEILGETAYDSLAAVPNEVELVNVFRPSREVSGVVDRVLDRNESRDDAEAIWLQLGIRDDDAAVRAEAGGLDIVQDRCMKVEHARLLG
- a CDS encoding RAD55 family ATPase — protein: MYDLSPALDAEVQPGTNILLAGPPLTGKRALGFDILAAGVDAGDGAVVVSTKDSAQRVLSDLERRFDYENQPVAVVDCVTRQQGINDVTEDERIKYVSSPVDMTGIGIKLSEILEEFYQTREIKHNRVMLHSLSTLLMYSDLQTVFRFLHVFTGRIQSVDGLGLFAIDSTAHDDKTMNTLKQLFDGIVTTHEEGEPTVRLPGN
- a CDS encoding DNA repair exonuclease, which codes for MTTRLLHVSDTHLGNRQYGSDVRREDFAEAFEQAIEYAIDENVDAVIHTGDLFDSRDPSLPDLNRCIDILGRLREADIPFYGIVGNHERKMDDQYLDLINKTRTAERLDRNPRLVNGEVALYGIDAVTKPAWHAEDFELEAPPEDAFTILCMHQLLDPPVPELFANHPLGDVIERVNVDLDALALGDYHETVGTVEEGTQVWYAGSTERCAKDEASPRTVSLLEIDDGELIRREKELDTRDFIHIDIEFAEGDGHAYAEDVVDRHNVEEKVVSVALDGESTTVTSRDVRGVVMDRGAAVCRVNDQRGGPDLDLSGGPSGDIESADNLIEEKLAESNLSSVAVEIEERVREGKATPTGFDDEVEEYLMEAQDEAFDEDGSAEEEGAE